The genomic stretch TGGTTGAGGTTGGTAATGCTTATTCTCCTTTGGATGTTGCTTTACGTCCATGTCTTTCTTTCTCGATAGGAGAGTCTcaacaatatatatttatttgcttTCTATAATAGTGCAAGGAGCTTTCTTCAAGATCGACTAAAGAAATCTAGATGATTTAAGGTTATTGATGAAAGCGTGGGTCACTTGAGAAGttttattgttgaatcttatgAGGTAGTTGGTTAAGGATTTATCCTCATCTTATCAAATGATCAACAGCATTGCTGCTTCATCGAACATTGATTGCTAATGAAATGAAGGTCAAGCTCTTTTGCCGATTTTTCAAATGATATTATTGAGGCAGGAACAAGGTGGTTACTGTTTTTGAAATATGTGTAACACAAAACTGACATTTGGTTTCAGTTATATATAATGTAAACAAAATATGTATTTGTCCATGCTACTAAATATTCATTGTGATAACAAAATCTGTGACTGATCTTTTGCTTAATGGTACGGTAGGGCAACTGGTACAGAGAATATGCCAAACTTAAGGCtaagtttgaggttttgcatagaAGCCAAAGGTAACAAACTTTGCTCAGTCTTTGAGTTGAATGCACGAGGACATGCTGATATCCTGATTTCAGGCATCTCATGGGAGAACAACTTGACTCATTGACCGTCAAAGAACTCCAACAATTAGAACATCAGCTTGAAACTTCTATGAAGCAAATTAGATCAAGAAAGGTAATAAAGCTCATTATTCAAAACAGAATAGGCAAGCAATATTTTCTGCAGGGACGATGCACAATGCTCACAGTTGCTCACAGAGCTTCTTCCTTGTTCAGACACAAATAATGCTCGACTTTGTAGCTGAGCTCCAAAGAAAGGTAATCTCCGAAAGTTCTAAGAGAGTGTGAATGGAACTCATTATTGCTGAATTGTATTTGTTGCATGATGCATTAGCTATCTTTAAAAAGCATTtagtacatttagtttctcccatATATTACAAAGAGTTCAGTGGTGATCAGCAACAGTATCCATGCTTGAATTTTCATTAGAACAATCATCATATGCCAGATTTTGTGTTAGCTTATAAAAGATGTTCACTGCTTTTTGATGAAAAGCAACATGCTAATAACTTTTTGGAATGAATTGTATTATGATTTTGGAACCATCATCCACATGCAATGAAAAATTTTCATACTGTGCGGAATACATAACATCATATGAAGGTTAAATACCTTTATGGTACTCAACTTTTATGTTGAATACCTTTACGGTTTCTTCCATCCTATCTTTGGAAGCAAGGGCTGAAGCAGCACAAAATCAATAAATTCCTTTCACAGTGACATGCAGTTTCATATTATTATGCTAAAGTCATTTTCgttaaatttaaaaaatcattCTTATTGCTTATCCTAGAGGAAAACTATGTCGTAACAAATCAACTGTAGCAAGTGCTTGTCAAAGCAAAAAAAGATCTATCTTAAGCCAAATAGGGAATGCTACACAAAGGATTAACTTTCACATCATTGTAACAACTTGGGAGAAATTGACATGGAAGCCAGATAGCTTACCCCTATAATTACAAACAATGCTAGTAACAAGTCATTCCAAAGGTAAAGAGCAAAGTATCAAGtgatgaagatatatatatatatatattttttttttggaaagttacaaaaatatagaaaaatgGTTGCCTATGAACGGCTATTTGAGATGGTTGTTTGTTATTTCTACTCTATCGTTTGGGCTTGTGCATGATccatggttttttttttgtttttccctACTGACACGTTCTTGTGCACAGGAGAAGTCACTGCGGGAGCAAAACAAGATATTGGAGGAGGAGGTCAGCTACTGTTATCATCTCTTCCGTGTGAATAAAATTTCCAAGTGATAAtgcattcatctatattatcgtCTGAAGCAGCTGATGGAGAAGCAGAAGCTCATGGCTCCGTCCCACCAAGCACAGAGGCAACAGCAAAACCAGCTCCCATCAAGCTCCTCTTCACCGTCCTCATTTCCGATAGCTGGATTGATAGCTGAATCCAACCCTATTCTAAGCATCGGGTACCTCCTGAAGGCACGGATTTGCCTTTCTTAATTGCTCTGAGACTTTTTGTCACCGATCACTACATCCATGATGCAGAACTTTCCGCGGAAGGGGATCAGTGGATAGCGAAGCAGCAGCACAAACCCAGGTACGAAACACCAGCAGCTTGTTGCCGCCAATGGATGCTTGGCCATCCGAATGGTTAACTTCCATGTGCAACCTGAAGCTGTAAGTTGTGAATGGTCCGACGATGGTGTTAGGCTACTTCTTCCACAAGCATGCACCTGAATATGGTCAGTATATATTATTCTTAGGTGTCCTAGTCGTACATTATCAATCAGAGAATCCTAGGACAAGATGGTTATGCAATCATATAAGTGTGTCTCGTGCATCCAACTCCCGTGCTCTCACTCTTGCAGATGTACAGGAATATATATGGCCACCATAAACAGCCTGACATGGGCTTCACTTAAAATGTTTGTGTTTGTCTTCTAATCACATCAAGTATTTAGCAGAGTTGAGTAACATCAGCCTTGATGTTGTTTTCTCGTGTATGCAGAAGTAGCCAATAAGCATCATTTATGTAATAATAAGATGATGCATGCCTTTGATGTCGCCATATATCAGGGATGCTAGGCTCCATGGCATTCTTGTGTAAAAGGCAAAGGTTGGGATATTTGCagctgccatatttgcaatggcaATTTAGGCTACAGTTTCattatttattgttattattttacaTTCTATGACTTGCTAATTAGCAAAAATATTTATTACCGGAAAAAAGTTCAAAGTGAAGTGTTGTATCCGATGTCAGACAGGTGATGGTAGATTCACAAGCGACGGACATGGTGCTTTAGCACAATACAATACGTGTTGGTGCAGTTAATGAGAAAAGATGTTACGGTATGTGCAGATTTGAATCAGACAAGATCAAGAAAGACTTGTGAGGTATGAACTGTTCAGTTTGATTGTTGCTTTTTTTATTCATTAAGAAGTCAATTCTTGAAACTGATGAAATCAGAAACGAAATACAAGCAAACTAATAATCTCGGCTCCGTTTATAATATACATAATTAATTATTGCAACATGGTCAGTtaaatatcatttataatatttattatcattGTTCTAAATAGCGATCGCATCAGTATGCACCAATCGGCCTGATCTTGAATCAGAGAATTTTATCCGATTAACATCTAAAATCAAATTCCTTTCTATCTtttgttcctcttcttcttcttgtctacCGAAGTATCAAGATTTCAAATCATATTTAATACAATAAAAGGTGTCATTACTCACGATGATCCAGATAGGCTGATCATGAGTTACAGAAACTATTGGTGATCCAGGATGGATCAACATGAGCTTAAAATAACGTATTTCCCTATATTTGACAATGAAAGAaggaattttttatttattttttctaatagAGAAGAATTTGGGCCTTGGAAGAAAATTGTTTATACGAAACTATATATTGAGTAATAGACTGATATAAGTCTTAAGATTCAACATTAATACTGCAAATTATCCATGCAAGCATGTCTAAGGCCCAATTTTCCTTTCTGAATTAAGTAActtgaaaaaaaatacaaaataaaacaAGCATTTTAATCTCATGTTGACGGAATAAAAGCACGTTAAATCCACTTTTTCTTTCTCAGAAGAAAGAAACAACAAAATTAAAATGAGACGAAGTGTTGTCTATCTTTGATCTTTCATTTAAACGTTGATCACATCTACGTGAACGTTGCAGCTTCCATTGAGGGAATCGGGATTCACGTTTCTTCGTTAAATTGCACCGTCTACAAAAAGCCAAAGAAAAGAACAGAAATTAGAATAAGGCGTGTCCAATATAGATTTCAGCTACACTGTCAGATGTTACTCTATCTGTCACAACAACAATAATAGGTCACATTGTCCTAACTAATTGAGATGATACTAATTGTTTCACATTTTCTAACCAgttatttaaaaagcgctaggcgccaaaaggcgaaggtccaaaaacgcccgaggcactaggcgctcgctcaggcgctcgcccgagcgaagcgaggtgctaaaatataaaaatatataatataattaataaatataattatttaaaattttaaataaaaatatgctattaaattaagaaaatctaagatacaaaatcacaatgtcacattaacaaaaagtttcgaaattcaaaacaataaaattttacatcaagataaaaattaacaatattaaaatcaaaataatatattattaatctattaacagtattgaaaattaatcatttcaaaattcaaataaacttaatattaagagtatactgtatactgagcctgacggagaaacgaggaagcaacgacagcgggaaagggaaagggagcgggaggcgcgagcagcgggagggctcgcaggagtcgcgagcagcgggaaggctcgcgggagggctcgcgggaggcgcgagcagctggagggctcacgggaggcgcaagcaacgggaggcgcgagcagcgacagcgacaagcagcggcagcgggagcaggagcgacgagcaacgaGATCGGgagcgacagcgacagcgggttagggttgggtaagggttatatcggtttagttggttcgattgaaccaactaacaaccgaaccagacctaaaatcctgattcggtcacttggtttacccaagcgctcgcccgaagcgcccagcgcctgggctcgggcgagcgcccaggcggcgcctgtttgaagcgcgccgcctgagacattagcgaggcgctcgggcctcgcctcgccccgcctgagcgcctaggcgagcgctcgagcgcctctttcaatcactgttTCTAACTATAAGATTTATAAATCTTCTTGGGACACAGAAGATACCATATCTTCAGTGATTTTTCTTTATTTAATCTTCATCTATAATATCTAATTGTTCATAAATATCCAAACATTCTCTATATTCTCATTTCCGAGACGCCCACCACTCGGAATTAAAAAGCATCACTGAGCAGTTAACATACTTTATAATGAGTCCTTGTTTTATTTCTTCAATCATTTTTGAACTTTTGTAGTTGTAATAAGTTGTTTGACCTCAAATGTCTCGACACCAGCATCTTACAGATCAGCATCACCCTTCTCTCCTCTCAAACCTGTAATCTGAATTGCCACACCTTGATTCATATTTGGAGGTTGGACATGTGTCAAAAATCACTGTTAATGTATCATTCTTGAACTGTTCTAAATGTATAAGTTCCATGAACGAAATCATTTCGTAATCATTCTTTTCTTCTCCCTAAATAGTGCCATGTCCATAATTGTTATGAGAAATAAAAAGGTGCTATAATCTGCATCAATTGTGTTCTACTTTATAATGACCATAGTTTGTATGTCACTGAATGACATCAGTGATGCCATTGAAAAGTCTTCTTGATTTCTTAAAGGAGATACCAGGAAGAATTGATGAATGAGACATGCCAGGCCAGTTAGTTGAAGTTATAATTCTAGTGCTAGCAAAGTAGCTGAGCTGTAATGCCCTTCCGCCATTACAAAAGCCTATAGCTACTAGTCTGCAGGCAATGACTCCTCTGGTATGTGAGAACTTAGAAAGGTTCTAGTATACAATCACAAGCTAAGCTGTATTCTGCACTTCTTTTTCCTACTTAATTCTGCCAAATCTACCTAAAACCACTATGCTATATACTAATTGAAATTAGAAACTGAAtttataagatagagatagacAATTGAGATGGACTAGATGAACAAACTTAGTTGAAATAAACAATAATTACAGTAGCACTTGGAAGAAGGTAGTTACCTTGCTGCAGATTGGACAGGATTCACTTCTCTCCAACCATTCATATATACAGCTAAGGTGGTAAATGTGAGTGCACTTCAAAGGAATCCTTGGATTTTCATATGTGTactctgcaaaaaaaaaaaataaaacaaggaCAACAAGAAGTGAAATCCGGGTGGAGCCTAATAATTTGTCAGTTTTGGTGGTAAATGTGAGTGCACTTCAAAGTAATTCTTGGATTTTTCATATGTGTACTctgcaaaaaaaaatataaaccaaGCACAACAAGAAGTGAAATCCAAGTGAAGCCTAATAATTTGTCAATTTTGGTATTTGGACAGTTCGATGGCTGAAAATGAAACTCATgattgttttctttccttttaacACAATCTGCTGAACCTTACAATATAATCATCATAAATCTGTTGAATTAAGCAATACTATACAAGGAGAATATAATCAGTTGAAGCTCAAAAGTGAAAAAAGAAGCTGGCCATGTACAAGTAGACTAAAAAAGACAGTCCAGTGTGCGAAGCTACTGCTAATGCAAGGTATGGGAAGGAACAATGCATGTAGCCTCACCTGTACAAGTAGAGAATGATAAGGATGAAGATTATAATATCTTACTTCCTGCAAGAACTTGATTGTTCTTGCTCAATTGCAAATCCAAATTTGTCTATGAAAATATAATCTAATTGTACCTATGATCAACTTCCAATTTGCAGCACTAATATATGCAAAATTTATGTGACCAGCTGGTCCTAAGCAATATAAATTCGTAGGGCCTTATCGATAAGAAATAGAAGATCTCAAGAACTCATGACAAAATAGCTAAACAGTCATTAATATATCTATACATTTCCATTCAACGTACCCTCAAGGCATATTGGACACACATCTTCATCCTCAGATTCTGAATGCAGATATGTTATTCCAGTTGTCATTTCTGATAATGGCTGCTTCGATGAACTCTCCGGAGATGACATCATGGATCCTCCTTCATActtggattcatttaaattctccATTAATTCTGTGTTCATATGAAAATCATATCTGAGTAATTGGGATTTTTCATGAAGAGGTATCGGACCCCTGGCATGCCGTAACACAAATCCATCATTTTGGCACTGTGAGTGAGAGCATCCAGGATCGGTATGTGACAATGGCCTTGGAGAAGAAAGATCTGTATCATTTCTGGTATCGGTTTGCACCGATGATGTAGAAGCTAGAGTGGTAGTCCCCTGCTCATCTGAAGGAGAAATATGTTCAATCTGCCGGAATCGTGGATGACGCTGCATAAAATACATATGTAAGTTACAGATTAATTTACCAAACAAATTGGCCATCAGTATAATCTCTCCCTTGATTAATACTAGGCAGATAATCTTCACATCAATTTGTTCAAACAAGAAAAGTAGTAACTTCAACCAGAGGTGATGTTACTGAAAATTGGGAGTGATATCAAGAAATGTTGCACTAATTTCTAATATTTCCTAGTCAAAAAGCACAATGTAACAAAGAAAAGTCTCTTAAAAAAGAAACACTATTAAAAC from Musa acuminata AAA Group cultivar baxijiao chromosome BXJ1-3, Cavendish_Baxijiao_AAA, whole genome shotgun sequence encodes the following:
- the LOC135615491 gene encoding truncated transcription factor CAULIFLOWER A-like; amino-acid sequence: MGRGRVQLKRIENKINRQVTFSKRRSGLLKKAHEISVLCDAEVALIIFSAEGKLYEYASNSCMEKILERYERYCYAEKAIACSDTGPQGNWYREYAKLKAKFEVLHRSQRHLMGEQLDSLTVKELQQLEHQLETSMKQIRSRKTQIMLDFVAELQRKEKSLREQNKILEEELMEKQKLMAPSHQAQRQQQNQLPSSSSSPSSFPIAGLIAESNPILSIGTFRGRGSVDSEAAAQTQVRNTSSLLPPMDAWPSEWLTSMCNLKL
- the LOC103977382 gene encoding E3 ubiquitin-protein ligase At3g02290-like is translated as MEEREHAPWRFSCFEFLTHLLESKRHPRFRQIEHISPSDEQGTTTLASTSSVQTDTRNDTDLSSPRPLSHTDPGCSHSQCQNDGFVLRHARGPIPLHEKSQLLRYDFHMNTELMENLNESKYEGGSMMSSPESSSKQPLSEMTTGITYLHSESEDEDVCPICLEEYTYENPRIPLKCTHIYHLSCIYEWLERSESCPICSKTVQFNEET